From a single Pseudomonas serboccidentalis genomic region:
- the murI gene encoding glutamate racemase: MREAPIAVFDSGVGGLSVLAEIQRLLPHESLLYFADCGHIPYGEKSPEFIRQRCNVMAGFFREQGAKALVIACNTATVAAVADLRRDFPDWPIVGMEPAVKPAAAATRSGVVGVLATTGTLQSAKFAALLDRFATDVRVITQPCPGLVELIESGDLHSAELRALLKHYVDPLLANGCDTIILGCTHYPFLKPMLKTMIPESISLIDTGAAVARQLQRLLAERDLLAEGPNRPVRFWTSANPESFRKTLPLLGQVAGDVEKFTL; this comes from the coding sequence ATGCGTGAAGCACCGATCGCGGTGTTCGATTCCGGTGTCGGCGGCTTGTCGGTATTGGCCGAGATCCAGCGTTTGCTGCCCCATGAGTCACTGCTGTATTTCGCCGATTGCGGGCACATTCCCTACGGCGAGAAATCCCCCGAGTTCATCCGCCAGCGTTGTAACGTGATGGCCGGATTTTTCCGCGAGCAGGGTGCCAAGGCCCTGGTCATTGCCTGCAATACCGCCACGGTGGCGGCTGTTGCCGATCTGCGCCGGGATTTTCCCGACTGGCCGATCGTTGGCATGGAGCCGGCGGTCAAACCCGCTGCCGCCGCCACTCGTAGTGGCGTGGTTGGCGTGCTCGCCACCACCGGCACGTTGCAGAGCGCCAAGTTCGCCGCGTTGCTCGACCGGTTCGCCACGGATGTGCGAGTCATCACCCAGCCGTGTCCCGGTCTGGTTGAGCTGATTGAAAGCGGTGATCTGCACAGCGCCGAGTTGCGCGCATTGCTCAAACACTATGTCGATCCGCTGCTGGCCAACGGTTGCGACACGATCATCCTGGGCTGCACCCACTATCCGTTTCTCAAGCCGATGCTCAAGACGATGATCCCCGAGAGCATCAGTCTGATCGACACCGGTGCCGCCGTTGCCCGCCAATTGCAGCGGCTGCTGGCCGAACGAGACCTGCTCGCCGAGGGGCCGAACCGCCCGGTCAGATTCTGGACCAGCGCCAACCCCGAGTCCTTTCGCAAGACCCTGCCCCTGCTGGGCCAAGTTGCCGGTGACGTCGAAAAATTCACCTTGTAA
- a CDS encoding molybdopterin-synthase adenylyltransferase MoeB has protein sequence MLNDQELLRYSRQILLQHIDIDGQLKLKDSRVLIVGLGGLGAPVALYLAAAGVGELHLADFDTVDLTNLQRQIIHDTDSVGMSKVDSALKRLSAINPEIQLAAHRQALDADSLAAAVTAVDLVLDCSDNFSTREAVNAACVAARKPLVSGAAIRLEGQLSVFDPRRPESPCYHCLYGHGSEAELTCSEAGVVGPLVGLVGSLQALEALKVLVGFGEPLVGRLLLIDALGSRFRELRVKRDPGCSVCGSNHA, from the coding sequence GTGCTGAATGATCAGGAATTGCTGCGCTATAGCCGGCAGATTCTGCTGCAACACATCGATATCGACGGGCAACTGAAGCTCAAGGACAGCCGCGTGCTGATCGTCGGCCTTGGCGGTCTCGGCGCGCCGGTTGCGCTGTATCTGGCAGCGGCCGGTGTCGGTGAGCTGCACTTGGCGGATTTCGACACGGTCGATCTGACCAACCTGCAACGCCAGATCATCCATGACACCGACAGCGTCGGCATGAGCAAGGTCGACTCGGCGCTCAAGCGTCTGAGCGCGATCAATCCCGAGATTCAACTGGCTGCCCATCGCCAGGCGCTGGACGCGGACTCGCTGGCCGCCGCGGTGACAGCGGTGGATCTGGTGCTCGACTGCTCCGACAATTTCTCCACCCGCGAAGCGGTCAACGCCGCCTGCGTGGCGGCGCGCAAACCCTTGGTCAGTGGTGCGGCGATTCGCCTGGAAGGGCAGTTGTCGGTGTTTGACCCGCGCCGCCCGGAAAGTCCGTGCTACCACTGCCTGTACGGGCATGGCAGCGAGGCCGAGCTGACCTGCAGCGAAGCCGGTGTGGTCGGGCCACTGGTAGGGCTGGTCGGCAGTCTGCAGGCGCTGGAAGCGTTGAAGGTGCTGGTCGGCTTCGGCGAGCCGCTGGTGGGTCGCTTGCTGCTGATCGATGCGTTGGGCTCGCGCTTCCGTGAATTGCGGGTCAAGCGCGACCCCGGTTGCAGCGTCTGTGGTTCGAACCATGCGTGA
- the prmC gene encoding peptide chain release factor N(5)-glutamine methyltransferase, protein MTIIASLLRAAELPDSPTARLDAELLLAAALGKPRSFLHTWPERIVPSEAVLVFTEYLQRRRSGEPVAYILGQQGFWKLDLEVAPHTLIPRPDTELLVEAALELLAATPATVLDLGTGSGAIALALASERPAWKVTAVDRVLEAVALAERNRQRLNLSNATVLNSHWFSALEGQRFNLIISNPPYIAAADPHLVEGDVRFEPASALVAGVDGLDDLRLIVAQAPGHLEAGGWLMLEHGYDQAEAVRDLLLTHGFEEVHSRTDLGGHQRISLGRLPC, encoded by the coding sequence ATGACCATCATTGCCAGCCTGTTGCGCGCCGCCGAACTGCCGGACTCGCCCACGGCGCGTCTGGATGCCGAGTTGCTGCTGGCGGCGGCACTGGGCAAACCGCGCAGTTTCCTGCACACCTGGCCCGAGCGCATTGTGCCCAGCGAAGCGGTGCTGGTTTTTACCGAGTACCTGCAGCGACGTCGCAGCGGTGAGCCAGTGGCCTACATCCTTGGTCAGCAGGGTTTCTGGAAACTCGACCTGGAAGTCGCGCCGCACACCCTGATTCCGCGTCCCGACACCGAATTGCTGGTAGAGGCCGCGCTGGAGCTGCTGGCGGCAACGCCGGCGACAGTTCTTGATCTGGGCACCGGCAGCGGCGCGATTGCCCTGGCCCTGGCCAGTGAACGCCCGGCGTGGAAGGTCACGGCGGTGGATCGCGTGCTGGAGGCCGTGGCCCTCGCCGAACGCAATCGCCAGCGCTTGAATCTGAGCAACGCCACGGTGCTGAACAGCCACTGGTTCAGCGCTCTCGAAGGCCAGCGCTTCAATCTGATTATCAGCAACCCGCCGTACATCGCTGCCGCCGACCCGCATCTGGTCGAAGGCGATGTGCGCTTCGAACCGGCCAGCGCACTGGTCGCCGGTGTCGACGGGCTCGACGATCTGCGCCTGATCGTCGCCCAGGCCCCGGGCCATCTTGAAGCCGGTGGCTGGCTGATGCTCGAACACGGCTATGATCAAGCCGAGGCCGTGCGCGATCTGTTGCTGACCCACGGTTTCGAAGAAGTCCACAGCCGTACCGATCTGGGCGGCCATCAACGGATCAGCCTGGGGCGTCTGCCGTGCTGA
- the prfA gene encoding peptide chain release factor 1: protein MKASLLNKLDILQDRFEELTALLGDGEVISDQTKFRAYSKEYAELEPVVQAYKKLLGVQSDLEGAQALLKDSDPDMREMAVEEVREAKELLITLESDLQRMLLPKDPNDGRNVFLEIRAGTGGDEAAIFSGDLFRMYSRYAERRGWRVEILSENEGEHGGYKEVIARIEGDNVYGKLKFESGAHRVQRVPATESQGRIHTSACTVAVLPEPDEREAIEINPADLRVDTYRSSGAGGQHVNTTDSAIRITHIPTGTVVECQEERSQHKNRARAMAWLAAKLNDQQTAAAANAIASERKLLVGSGDRSERIRTYNFAQGRVTDHRVNLTLYSLDEILAGGVEAVIEPLLAEYQADQLAAIGE, encoded by the coding sequence ATGAAAGCGTCACTGCTCAATAAGCTGGACATCCTCCAGGACCGTTTCGAGGAACTGACCGCGTTGCTCGGCGACGGCGAAGTCATTTCCGATCAAACCAAATTCCGTGCCTATTCCAAGGAATACGCCGAACTCGAGCCGGTCGTACAAGCGTATAAAAAGCTGCTCGGCGTACAAAGCGATCTTGAAGGCGCGCAGGCGCTGCTCAAGGACAGCGACCCGGACATGCGTGAAATGGCCGTGGAAGAAGTGCGCGAAGCCAAAGAGTTGTTGATCACGCTGGAATCCGACCTGCAACGCATGTTGTTACCCAAGGACCCGAACGACGGGCGCAACGTGTTCCTCGAAATCCGCGCCGGCACCGGTGGCGACGAGGCGGCGATCTTCTCTGGCGACCTGTTCCGCATGTACTCGCGTTACGCCGAACGTCGTGGCTGGCGCGTGGAAATCCTGTCGGAAAACGAAGGCGAACACGGTGGCTATAAAGAAGTCATCGCCCGCATTGAAGGCGACAACGTTTACGGCAAGCTGAAATTCGAATCCGGCGCGCACCGCGTACAACGTGTACCCGCTACCGAATCCCAGGGCCGTATCCACACCTCGGCCTGCACCGTGGCGGTGTTGCCCGAGCCGGACGAGCGCGAAGCCATCGAGATCAACCCGGCGGATTTGCGCGTCGACACCTACCGCTCCTCCGGGGCCGGTGGTCAGCACGTCAACACCACCGACTCGGCGATCCGCATCACCCACATACCGACCGGCACCGTCGTCGAGTGTCAGGAAGAACGTTCCCAGCACAAGAACCGTGCGCGGGCGATGGCGTGGCTGGCGGCCAAGCTCAACGATCAGCAGACCGCTGCGGCGGCCAATGCGATTGCCAGCGAGCGTAAATTGCTCGTCGGTTCCGGTGATCGTTCCGAGCGCATCCGTACTTACAACTTTGCCCAGGGCCGGGTCACAGACCATCGCGTCAACCTGACCCTGTACTCCCTTGACGAAATTCTCGCCGGTGGCGTTGAAGCGGTGATCGAGCCTTTGCTGGCCGAGTACCAGGCCGACCAACTTGCAGCGATAGGTGAATAA
- the hemA gene encoding glutamyl-tRNA reductase yields the protein MAFLALGINHKTASVDVRERVAFTPEQLVEALQQLCRLTDSREAAILSTCNRSELYIEQDQLSADLVLRWLADYHHLSLDELRASAYVHEDDAAVRHMMRVASGLDSLVLGEPQILGQMKSAYAVAREAGTIGPLLGRLFQATFNAAKQVRTDTAIGENPVSVAFAAVSLAKQIFSDLQRSQALLIGAGETITLVARHLHELGVKRIVVANRTLERASLLAEQFGAHAVLLSDIPAELVRSDIVISSTASQLPILGKGAVESALKQRKHKPIFMVDIAVPRDIEPEVGELDDVYLYSVDDLHEVVAENLKSRQGAAQAAEEMVSVGADDFMVRLRELAAVDVLKAYRQQSERLRDEELQKALRLLANGGNAEEVLGQLARGLTNKLLHAPSVQLKKLSAEGRLDALAMAQELFALEGSPDSFSDKKPQ from the coding sequence ATGGCCTTCCTTGCACTCGGTATTAACCACAAGACTGCTTCAGTAGACGTCCGCGAGCGCGTGGCCTTTACCCCTGAGCAGTTGGTTGAGGCCTTGCAGCAGCTCTGCCGACTCACCGACAGCCGCGAAGCTGCGATCCTCTCCACCTGCAATCGCAGTGAGCTTTATATAGAACAGGACCAGCTTTCAGCTGATCTCGTGCTGCGCTGGCTGGCTGACTATCACCATTTAAGCCTTGATGAGCTGCGCGCGAGTGCCTATGTGCACGAAGATGATGCGGCAGTTCGTCACATGATGCGTGTCGCCTCCGGGCTCGACTCGCTGGTGTTGGGCGAACCGCAGATTCTCGGTCAGATGAAATCGGCCTACGCCGTGGCCCGCGAGGCCGGCACCATCGGCCCGCTGCTGGGACGGCTGTTTCAAGCGACGTTCAATGCCGCCAAACAGGTGCGCACCGATACCGCCATTGGCGAAAACCCGGTGTCCGTGGCGTTTGCCGCGGTCAGCCTGGCCAAACAGATTTTCAGCGACCTGCAACGCAGCCAGGCCCTGCTGATCGGCGCCGGCGAGACCATCACCCTGGTCGCCCGCCATTTGCATGAGCTGGGGGTCAAGCGCATCGTGGTCGCCAACCGTACGCTGGAGCGCGCCAGCCTGCTGGCCGAGCAGTTCGGCGCCCACGCGGTGCTGCTCTCGGACATTCCGGCGGAGCTGGTGCGCAGCGATATCGTGATCAGTTCGACCGCCAGTCAGTTGCCGATCCTCGGCAAGGGCGCGGTGGAAAGTGCGTTGAAGCAGCGCAAGCACAAGCCGATTTTCATGGTCGACATTGCCGTACCGCGAGACATCGAGCCGGAAGTCGGCGAACTCGACGACGTTTACCTCTACAGCGTCGACGATCTGCACGAAGTGGTCGCCGAAAACCTCAAGAGTCGCCAGGGCGCAGCCCAGGCGGCCGAAGAGATGGTTTCGGTCGGCGCCGACGATTTCATGGTGCGCCTGCGAGAGCTGGCGGCGGTCGATGTGCTCAAGGCCTATCGGCAACAGAGCGAACGCCTGCGTGACGAAGAGCTGCAAAAAGCCCTGCGTCTGCTGGCCAACGGCGGCAACGCCGAAGAGGTGCTCGGGCAACTGGCCCGCGGCCTGACCAATAAACTGTTGCATGCGCCCAGCGTGCAACTGAAAAAGCTTTCTGCCGAAGGCCGCCTCGATGCGCTGGCCATGGCCCAGGAACTCTTTGCCCTCGAGGGCTCACCGGATAGCTTTTCGGATAAAAAACCGCAATGA
- a CDS encoding tetratricopeptide repeat protein, translated as MNRSSALLLAFVFLSGCQALAPVSPDGTPPVEDTTPTPEKPKVYSSFSEETVFSLLSAELAGQRNRFDIALDNYVTQAINTQDPGVSERAFRIAEYLGADQPALDTALIWAKNAPDDLEAQRAAAVQLARAGRYDDSMVYMEKVLQGKGDTHFDFLALSAADTDQETRNGLMKSFDRLLQRHPKNSQLIFGKALLLQQDGDNKAALTLLEDNPPEEGEIAPILLRARLLQTMNRGDEALPLLRKSIKKYPDDKRLRLTYARTLVEQDRMDDAKVEFSTLVQQYPEDDELRYSLALVCLEAKAWDEAKGYLEDLIARESHVDSAHLNLGRIAEERNDPQGALIEYAQVGPGNDYLPAQLRQADILMNNGKTAEAQSKLATERDAQPDYAIQLYLIESETLSANKHDDKAWKVLQQALLQYPDDLNLLYTRAMLAEKRNDLAQMEKDLRLIIKRDPDNAMALNALGYTLSDRTTRYAEAKALIEQAHQINPEDPAVLDSLGWVNFRMGNLDDAEKYLRQALERFPDHEVAAHLGEVLWTKGNQREAKQIWGKFLKDQPDSTILRSTIKRLTGSETL; from the coding sequence ATGAATAGATCTTCCGCGTTGCTCCTTGCTTTTGTCTTCCTCAGCGGCTGCCAGGCCTTGGCCCCCGTTTCGCCGGACGGTACTCCGCCGGTCGAAGACACCACGCCCACGCCTGAAAAGCCCAAGGTTTACAGCTCGTTCAGCGAGGAAACCGTTTTCAGTCTGTTGAGCGCCGAACTCGCCGGCCAGCGCAATCGCTTCGACATTGCCCTGGACAACTACGTGACCCAGGCCATCAATACCCAGGATCCAGGTGTTTCCGAGCGCGCGTTCCGCATCGCCGAATACCTGGGCGCCGACCAGCCTGCGCTGGATACCGCGCTGATCTGGGCAAAAAACGCCCCCGACGACCTCGAAGCGCAACGCGCCGCCGCCGTGCAACTGGCCCGCGCCGGGCGTTATGACGACTCCATGGTCTATATGGAGAAAGTCCTGCAGGGCAAGGGCGACACCCATTTCGACTTCCTCGCGCTGTCGGCAGCCGACACCGATCAGGAAACCCGCAACGGTCTGATGAAAAGTTTCGACCGTCTGCTGCAGCGCCACCCGAAGAACAGTCAGCTGATTTTCGGCAAGGCTCTGCTGCTGCAACAGGACGGCGACAATAAAGCCGCATTGACCCTGCTCGAAGACAACCCGCCGGAAGAAGGCGAGATCGCACCGATTCTGCTGCGCGCGCGCCTGCTACAAACCATGAATCGTGGCGACGAAGCCCTGCCGCTGCTGCGCAAAAGCATCAAGAAATACCCGGACGACAAGCGCCTGCGCCTGACCTATGCGCGCACGCTGGTCGAACAGGACCGGATGGACGACGCCAAGGTCGAGTTCTCCACCCTCGTTCAGCAATACCCCGAAGACGATGAACTGCGTTACTCGCTGGCGCTGGTGTGCCTGGAAGCCAAGGCCTGGGACGAGGCCAAGGGTTATCTGGAAGACCTGATCGCCCGGGAAAGCCACGTCGATTCGGCGCACCTGAACCTCGGTCGCATCGCTGAAGAGCGCAACGACCCGCAGGGCGCGCTGATCGAATACGCCCAGGTCGGCCCGGGCAATGACTATCTGCCGGCGCAACTGCGTCAGGCCGATATCCTGATGAACAACGGCAAGACCGCCGAAGCGCAAAGCAAACTGGCAACCGAGCGCGACGCGCAACCGGATTACGCGATCCAGCTGTACCTGATCGAATCCGAAACCCTGTCGGCCAACAAACACGACGACAAGGCCTGGAAAGTCTTGCAGCAAGCCCTGCTGCAATACCCGGATGACCTGAATCTGCTCTACACCCGGGCCATGCTCGCGGAAAAACGCAATGACCTGGCGCAGATGGAAAAAGACCTGCGTCTGATCATCAAGCGTGACCCGGACAACGCCATGGCGCTCAACGCCCTGGGTTACACCCTGTCCGATCGCACCACCCGCTATGCGGAAGCCAAGGCGCTGATCGAACAGGCGCACCAGATCAATCCGGAAGATCCGGCGGTACTCGACAGCCTCGGCTGGGTGAACTTCCGCATGGGCAATCTGGACGACGCCGAGAAATATCTGCGTCAGGCACTGGAGCGTTTCCCTGACCACGAAGTCGCCGCGCACCTGGGCGAAGTGCTGTGGACCAAGGGTAATCAGCGTGAAGCCAAGCAAATCTGGGGCAAGTTCCTCAAGGATCAGCCCGACAGCACCATCCTGCGCAGCACCATCAAGCGCCTGACCGGATCCGAGACTCTTTAA
- the lolB gene encoding lipoprotein insertase outer membrane protein LolB → MFLRHVIVFSFIALLAGCAGFGARESVEGHGSPAQWAANKQQLTGLDGWQIDGKIGIRAPKDSGSGTLFWLQRQDYYDIRLSGPLGRGAARLTGRPGKVSLEVANQGRYDSESPESLLEEQLGWKLPVSNLAWWVRGLPAPSSKSRLTLDNDSRLANLEQDGWQVEYLSYAEQNGYWLPERIKLHGTDLDVTLVIKTWQPRKLGQ, encoded by the coding sequence ATGTTTTTGCGCCACGTCATTGTTTTCAGCTTCATCGCCCTGCTCGCCGGTTGCGCGGGCTTCGGCGCTCGCGAATCGGTCGAGGGCCACGGCAGTCCGGCTCAATGGGCCGCGAACAAACAACAGCTGACCGGCCTCGACGGCTGGCAGATCGACGGCAAGATCGGCATCCGCGCACCGAAAGATTCCGGTAGCGGCACGCTGTTCTGGCTGCAGCGTCAGGACTATTACGACATTCGTCTGTCCGGCCCGCTGGGTCGTGGCGCGGCACGTCTGACCGGGCGTCCGGGCAAGGTCTCGCTGGAAGTCGCCAATCAGGGTCGCTATGACTCCGAGTCGCCGGAATCGCTGCTCGAAGAGCAACTCGGCTGGAAACTGCCGGTATCGAATCTGGCCTGGTGGGTCCGCGGCCTGCCGGCGCCAAGCAGCAAAAGCCGTCTGACCCTCGATAACGACAGCCGCCTGGCCAATCTGGAACAGGATGGCTGGCAGGTCGAGTACCTCAGCTACGCCGAGCAGAACGGTTACTGGCTGCCCGAGCGAATCAAACTGCACGGCACCGACCTTGACGTGACGCTGGTGATCAAGACCTGGCAACCGCGTAAATTGGGGCAGTAA
- the ispE gene encoding 4-(cytidine 5'-diphospho)-2-C-methyl-D-erythritol kinase, with translation MSAPRLTLPSPAKLNLMLHILGRREDGYHELQTLFQFVDYGDEITFAVRDDGVIRLHTEFAGVPHDSNLIVRAAKMLQAQSGCTLGIDIWIDKVLPMGGGIGGGSSNAATTLLGLNHLWQLGWDEDRLAALGLTLGADVPVFVRGHAAFAEGVGEKLTPVDPEEPWYLVLVPQVSVSTAEIFSDPLLTRNTPPIKVRPVPEGNSRNDCLPVVARRYPEVRNALDLLGKFTEAKLTGTGSCVFGGFPSKAEADKVSALLTETLTGFVAKGSNVSMLHRKLQSLL, from the coding sequence ATGAGCGCTCCACGCCTGACGCTGCCGTCGCCAGCCAAGCTCAATCTGATGTTGCACATTCTCGGTCGCCGCGAAGACGGCTATCACGAACTGCAGACGCTGTTTCAGTTCGTCGATTACGGCGACGAAATCACTTTCGCCGTGCGTGATGACGGCGTGATTCGTCTGCACACCGAATTCGCCGGTGTGCCCCACGACAGTAACCTGATCGTGCGCGCGGCAAAAATGCTCCAGGCACAATCCGGCTGCACCCTCGGTATCGACATCTGGATTGATAAAGTGCTGCCCATGGGCGGAGGCATCGGCGGCGGCAGTTCGAATGCGGCCACTACCCTGCTCGGTCTCAATCACTTGTGGCAACTGGGCTGGGATGAGGATCGCCTCGCTGCACTGGGCCTGACACTGGGTGCCGACGTCCCGGTTTTCGTCCGTGGTCACGCGGCATTTGCCGAAGGCGTGGGTGAGAAACTGACCCCGGTCGACCCCGAAGAACCGTGGTATCTGGTGCTCGTGCCGCAAGTCTCTGTAAGTACGGCAGAAATTTTTTCCGATCCTTTGTTGACACGTAACACGCCGCCCATTAAAGTGCGCCCCGTTCCCGAGGGAAACAGTCGAAATGACTGCTTGCCGGTGGTTGCAAGGCGTTATCCAGAGGTACGTAACGCATTGGATTTGTTAGGTAAATTTACCGAAGCAAAACTAACCGGAACTGGAAGTTGTGTGTTTGGGGGCTTCCCAAGCAAAGCTGAAGCTGATAAAGTCTCGGCCCTTCTGACAGAGACCCTTACAGGGTTTGTAGCAAAAGGAAGCAACGTTTCGATGTTGCATCGCAAGCTGCAAAGTCTGCTCTAA
- a CDS encoding ribose-phosphate pyrophosphokinase, whose product MSKMMVFTGNANPDLARRVVRQLHIPLGDISVGKFSDGEITAEINENVRGKDVFIIQPTCAPTNDNLMELVVMADAFRRSSATRITAVIPYFGYARQDRRPRSARVAISAKVVADMLTVVGIDRVLTVDLHADQIQGFFDIPVDNIYGSPVLVDDIEDQRFENLMIVSPDIGGVVRARAVAKSLGVDLGIIDKRREKANHSEVMHIIGDVEGRTCILVDDMVDTAGTLCHAAKALKEHGAAKVFAYCTHPVLSGRAIENIENSVLDELVVTNTIPLSAAAQACARIRQLDIAPVVAEAVRRISNEESISAMFR is encoded by the coding sequence GTGTCCAAGATGATGGTCTTTACGGGGAACGCTAACCCCGATCTGGCTCGGCGTGTTGTACGTCAGCTGCATATCCCTCTCGGTGACATCTCTGTCGGTAAGTTCTCCGACGGCGAAATTACTGCCGAGATCAATGAAAACGTTCGCGGTAAAGACGTTTTCATTATTCAGCCGACTTGCGCTCCGACCAACGATAACCTGATGGAACTGGTAGTGATGGCTGACGCCTTCCGCCGCTCCTCGGCTACTCGTATCACTGCTGTTATTCCTTATTTTGGTTATGCCCGTCAGGATCGCCGTCCGCGTTCCGCACGTGTGGCTATCAGCGCGAAAGTCGTTGCTGACATGCTTACCGTAGTCGGCATCGACCGTGTTCTCACGGTTGATCTGCATGCTGACCAGATTCAGGGTTTCTTCGATATTCCGGTAGATAACATCTACGGCTCCCCGGTTCTGGTGGATGACATCGAAGATCAGCGCTTCGAAAACCTGATGATCGTGTCCCCGGACATTGGTGGCGTCGTGCGTGCACGTGCCGTTGCCAAATCCCTGGGCGTGGATCTCGGGATCATCGACAAACGCCGTGAGAAAGCCAATCACTCTGAAGTGATGCATATCATCGGTGATGTCGAAGGGCGTACCTGCATTCTGGTCGATGACATGGTCGATACCGCCGGCACTCTGTGCCACGCGGCCAAGGCCTTGAAAGAGCATGGCGCAGCCAAGGTCTTTGCCTACTGCACACACCCAGTGCTGTCGGGTCGGGCCATCGAGAATATCGAAAATTCCGTGCTGGACGAGCTGGTGGTGACCAACACCATCCCGCTGTCCGCTGCCGCACAAGCCTGTGCACGTATCCGTCAACTGGATATCGCACCGGTTGTTGCCGAAGCGGTTCGCCGCATCAGCAATGAAGAATCGATCAGCGCGATGTTCCGTTAA
- a CDS encoding 50S ribosomal protein L25/general stress protein Ctc produces the protein MNDFTLNAEVRSDLGKGASRRLRRLAALVPAVVYGGDKAPESISMLAKEVAKLLENEAAYSHIIELNVGGKKQNVVIKALQRHPAKGHVMHADFVRVVAGQKLTAIVPVHFVNEAAPVKKGGEISHVVAEIEVSCLPKDLPEFIEVDLANAEIGSIIHLSDLKAPKGVEFVALAHGDDKAVANVHAPRVAPEATEEGAAE, from the coding sequence ATGAACGATTTTACTCTGAATGCTGAAGTGCGTTCCGACCTGGGGAAAGGTGCGAGCCGCCGCCTGCGTCGTCTCGCCGCCCTGGTTCCAGCTGTTGTTTACGGTGGCGACAAAGCCCCTGAATCCATCAGCATGCTGGCCAAAGAAGTTGCCAAACTGCTCGAAAACGAAGCGGCTTACAGCCACATCATCGAGCTGAACGTTGGTGGCAAGAAACAGAACGTCGTCATCAAAGCTCTGCAACGTCACCCGGCCAAAGGCCACGTGATGCACGCTGACTTCGTACGCGTTGTAGCTGGCCAGAAACTGACCGCTATCGTTCCTGTGCACTTCGTCAACGAAGCTGCTCCAGTGAAGAAAGGCGGCGAAATCTCGCACGTTGTTGCCGAGATCGAAGTTTCCTGCCTGCCAAAAGATCTGCCTGAGTTCATCGAAGTCGACCTGGCTAACGCTGAAATCGGTTCGATCATTCACCTGTCGGACCTCAAAGCTCCTAAAGGCGTTGAGTTCGTTGCTCTGGCACACGGCGATGACAAGGCTGTTGCCAACGTCCACGCTCCACGTGTTGCTCCAGAAGCTACCGAAGAAGGCGCAGCAGAGTAA
- the pth gene encoding aminoacyl-tRNA hydrolase: MTAIKLIVGLGNPGAEYEQTRHNAGALFVERIAAAQGVNLVADRKYFGLTGRYSHQGQDVRLLIPTTYMNRSGQAVAALAGFFRIKPEEILVAHDELDLPPGVAKLKQGGGHGGHNGLRDIIAQLGNQNTFYRLRLGIGHPGVASMVSNFVLGRAPRAEQEKLDASIDFALGVLPDILAGEWNRAMKNLHSQKA, encoded by the coding sequence GTGACTGCCATCAAACTGATCGTTGGCCTGGGAAATCCAGGCGCTGAATACGAACAGACCCGGCATAACGCAGGGGCCCTTTTTGTTGAGCGCATCGCCGCCGCGCAAGGTGTGAACCTTGTGGCCGATCGCAAATATTTCGGCCTGACCGGGCGCTATTCGCATCAGGGTCAGGATGTTCGTCTGCTGATTCCCACCACCTACATGAACCGCAGCGGCCAGGCCGTGGCGGCACTCGCCGGTTTCTTCCGCATCAAGCCTGAAGAAATCCTCGTGGCGCACGACGAACTCGATTTGCCTCCGGGCGTTGCCAAGCTCAAGCAGGGCGGCGGCCATGGCGGTCACAACGGGTTGCGCGACATCATTGCGCAACTGGGCAATCAGAATACTTTCTACCGCCTGCGGCTTGGCATCGGCCACCCGGGTGTCGCCAGTATGGTTTCAAATTTCGTCCTGGGTCGTGCGCCACGCGCCGAACAGGAAAAACTCGATGCCAGCATCGACTTTGCCCTCGGCGTGCTGCCGGATATCCTCGCCGGTGAATGGAACCGCGCGATGAAAAACCTGCACAGCCAGAAGGCCTGA